The proteins below come from a single Rickettsia typhi str. Wilmington genomic window:
- a CDS encoding DHA2 family efflux MFS transporter permease subunit, whose amino-acid sequence MPNNDLKKLPLSKKQLLAFFGMIVGMFMSVLDIQIVASSLSVIASGLAASSNELSWIQTSYLIAEVIIIPITGFLARLLSTRICYFIASLGFTMMSVLCSLANNIESMIIFRALQGFCGGAMIPLVFSTVFIIFPASQRPTVTILIGLIVTVAPTLGPTLGGYITEILSWHFMFLLNVIPGIFVCTVVFLYVDFDKPNYQLLKNFDFLGILLMSLTLGLLQYVLEEGNKAGWLDNKLILFLSITVALGFILLIIRELTFINPILDLNTFLYKDFTFGCIYSFILGIGLYGTVYILPLFLFTIAKYDTLQIGATMMVTGVAQFLSAPLAGRMLGLGIDSRLMLTIGLGGFALGCHLNSFLTTDSKFAAFVLPQFIRGFSLMFCFIPINNIALCNMPKEKIANASGLYNLTRNLGGAVGLAIISTILSNDTKIFMQYLSENISYTSIMALTKLDYYTELLSWKVLNPEQGAYLLLADKLNNDAFVIAINNIFNMIGLLFIFIMLLIPFTSNIELTGNVNVH is encoded by the coding sequence ATGCCAAACAATGATTTGAAAAAACTGCCACTTTCTAAAAAGCAACTATTGGCTTTTTTCGGTATGATTGTCGGGATGTTTATGTCAGTACTTGATATTCAAATTGTTGCTAGCTCATTATCTGTAATAGCTTCCGGTCTTGCTGCTTCAAGCAATGAACTTTCTTGGATTCAAACATCGTACTTAATAGCTGAAGTGATCATTATTCCTATTACCGGATTTTTAGCAAGGTTACTTTCAACCAGAATCTGTTATTTTATTGCATCTTTAGGATTTACTATGATGAGCGTATTATGTTCACTTGCAAATAATATTGAATCTATGATTATCTTTAGGGCATTACAAGGATTCTGTGGAGGTGCTATGATACCGCTAGTCTTTAGTACAGTTTTTATCATTTTTCCTGCATCACAACGTCCTACCGTTACTATCTTAATTGGACTGATCGTAACTGTTGCCCCTACTTTAGGACCTACGCTCGGTGGATATATTACAGAAATTTTATCATGGCATTTTATGTTTTTATTAAACGTCATACCAGGTATTTTCGTATGCACGGTAGTATTCTTATATGTGGATTTTGATAAACCAAATTATCAATTACTAAAAAATTTTGATTTTCTTGGTATATTATTAATGTCTTTAACTCTTGGATTATTACAGTATGTTTTAGAAGAAGGAAATAAAGCAGGTTGGCTTGACAATAAGCTAATATTATTCTTAAGTATTACAGTAGCTTTAGGTTTTATTTTATTAATTATTCGAGAATTAACATTTATTAATCCAATTTTAGATTTAAACACATTCCTTTATAAAGACTTTACTTTTGGCTGCATCTATTCATTCATTTTGGGTATCGGGTTATACGGGACAGTGTATATATTACCACTATTTCTCTTTACTATTGCTAAATATGATACATTACAAATCGGTGCTACTATGATGGTAACAGGCGTAGCGCAATTTTTATCTGCACCACTCGCCGGTAGAATGTTAGGGCTAGGTATCGATTCACGCCTTATGCTTACTATAGGACTAGGAGGATTCGCACTTGGATGTCATTTGAATAGTTTTCTAACCACTGATTCTAAATTTGCTGCCTTTGTACTTCCTCAATTTATTAGAGGGTTTTCCTTAATGTTTTGTTTTATACCAATTAATAATATAGCTCTTTGCAATATGCCCAAAGAAAAAATAGCTAACGCTAGCGGACTTTATAATCTTACTCGTAATTTAGGAGGAGCAGTAGGACTTGCAATAATTAGTACTATACTTAGTAACGATACTAAAATCTTTATGCAATATTTATCAGAAAATATATCTTATACTTCCATAATGGCATTAACAAAACTAGATTACTATACTGAATTATTAAGCTGGAAAGTTCTTAATCCTGAACAAGGAGCATATTTGTTATTAGCAGACAAATTAAATAATGATGCTTTTGTAATTGCAATAAATAATATATTTAATATGATAGGATTATTATTTATATTTATAATGCTACTAATACCTTTTACTTCAAATATTGAATTAACTGGAAATGTTAATGTTCACTAA
- a CDS encoding DUF2674 domain-containing protein, whose translation MQNPTQKVISFSEHKADIERIKKAIEEGWAIVKLVPNKDRFIGLLEKVSDHKDETIYIPPRKKIIVK comes from the coding sequence ATGCAAAATCCAACGCAAAAGGTTATATCTTTTTCAGAGCATAAAGCTGATATAGAACGCATCAAGAAAGCAATAGAAGAGGGGTGGGCAATAGTAAAGTTAGTACCTAATAAAGATCGTTTCATTGGACTTCTAGAAAAGGTTTCGGATCATAAAGATGAAACAATTTATATTCCTCCAAGAAAAAAGATAATAGTGAAGTAA
- the bamA gene encoding outer membrane protein assembly factor BamA, translating into MKIISISKLTILLLTVFYYHISFADDVIRKITIKGNHRIERSTIESYLKFNVGETYNNSKEDEAIKRLYATSLFKNINMYITNDGNLIVNVTETPFISSVVFSGNSKIKTNILAKEIYTMSGESLSQAKIELDVKKILEIYKRSGRFSTKVIPKIKNLENNRVKVIFDIAEGPKTGIKSIYFSGNEHYSDSELKSIVLTKESRWFRFLENNDTYDPDRVEYDKELLREFYQSVGFADFRVISASVELNDTKEYFTLTYSIEEGEKYRFGNVTIDNKLTNINMKYLNKIVNIKQGKIFNMKKVDDIAEKIGEYFTANGYSAVNVYPEIKKNDNHTADIKFIIEKGDKVYINKINIINNLKTEDHVIRRAFKIEEGDVINRSYIEKGERNLRNLDYFEKVSISLAKTKAKDKYDVNVEIDEKSTSSIGFDLGYNTAGGLFGRFSFLERNLVGTGKLLNAGVQVSKNSTSYYGCITDPHFLDRDLSLSVNAFRNYTGRGASVLNTTDQSYKLHSIGVKISLGYDMKEDLSHEIDYLIKRDILSAPSPSNSIFLNEQMGKLITSAIGHTITYDQTDNKIVPKNGYLVSGTQEFAGIGGDNKYIKHEIECKYYKSFIHNKVTLKLSAAGGDMAGLGGKIVRISDRFNLGDYSLRGFASGGVGPREKNTNEGLGGEKYYTFSTELNFPTPTPEEFNLTGAVFIDLGSVWGVGLNKKQYKTPNGFYNDKSLRASVGFGFIWVTRFAPIRMDWGFPIKKKQYDDTQNFHLRFSTHL; encoded by the coding sequence GTGAAAATCATATCAATTAGTAAGTTAACAATTTTATTATTAACGGTTTTTTATTATCATATTTCATTCGCTGACGATGTAATTCGAAAAATAACTATCAAAGGTAATCATAGGATTGAACGTTCTACTATTGAGAGCTATTTAAAGTTTAATGTAGGCGAAACTTACAATAATTCTAAAGAAGATGAAGCAATAAAACGTTTATATGCCACTTCACTTTTTAAAAATATAAATATGTATATAACAAATGATGGTAATTTAATAGTCAATGTTACTGAAACGCCTTTTATAAGTAGTGTAGTATTTAGCGGTAATTCTAAAATCAAAACTAATATACTCGCTAAAGAAATTTATACAATGTCTGGTGAATCTTTGAGTCAAGCTAAAATAGAATTAGATGTAAAGAAAATATTAGAGATATACAAACGTAGCGGACGTTTTTCTACTAAAGTCATACCTAAAATCAAAAATCTAGAAAACAACAGAGTGAAGGTTATTTTTGATATAGCTGAAGGACCAAAAACCGGTATTAAATCTATTTATTTTAGCGGTAATGAACATTATAGCGATTCAGAACTAAAATCTATTGTCTTAACTAAAGAATCTCGTTGGTTTCGTTTTTTAGAAAATAATGATACTTACGATCCTGATAGAGTAGAGTATGATAAAGAATTACTGAGAGAATTTTATCAATCTGTAGGTTTTGCAGATTTTAGAGTAATTTCAGCATCAGTAGAACTCAATGATACTAAAGAATATTTTACACTCACCTATTCTATTGAAGAGGGAGAAAAATATAGATTTGGTAATGTTACAATAGATAATAAATTAACTAATATAAATATGAAATATCTTAATAAAATTGTTAATATTAAGCAAGGCAAAATCTTTAATATGAAGAAAGTTGATGATATAGCTGAAAAAATCGGAGAATATTTTACAGCGAATGGGTACTCTGCAGTAAACGTTTATCCAGAGATAAAGAAAAATGATAATCATACTGCAGATATTAAATTTATTATTGAGAAAGGCGATAAGGTTTATATTAATAAAATTAATATTATTAATAACCTTAAAACTGAAGACCATGTTATAAGAAGAGCATTTAAAATAGAAGAAGGGGATGTAATTAACCGTTCATATATTGAAAAAGGTGAGCGTAATCTTAGAAATTTAGATTATTTTGAAAAAGTATCAATTAGCTTAGCTAAGACTAAAGCTAAAGATAAATATGATGTTAATGTTGAAATTGATGAAAAATCAACTTCTTCTATAGGTTTTGATTTAGGATATAATACTGCCGGTGGTTTATTCGGACGGTTTTCTTTTCTAGAGCGTAATTTAGTTGGTACCGGCAAACTACTGAACGCTGGTGTGCAAGTAAGTAAAAACAGTACAAGCTATTATGGATGTATTACTGACCCACACTTTTTAGATCGTGATTTATCACTTAGCGTTAATGCATTTCGAAATTATACCGGACGTGGTGCAAGTGTATTAAATACAACAGATCAAAGCTATAAATTACACTCTATAGGAGTTAAAATCTCTCTTGGTTATGATATGAAAGAGGATTTAAGTCATGAAATAGATTATTTAATAAAACGTGACATTTTAAGTGCACCATCACCATCAAACTCAATATTCTTAAATGAGCAAATGGGGAAATTAATTACTTCTGCTATAGGACATACTATTACTTATGATCAAACTGATAACAAAATTGTTCCCAAAAATGGTTATTTAGTCAGCGGGACACAAGAATTTGCTGGTATTGGAGGCGATAATAAATATATAAAACATGAAATTGAATGTAAATATTATAAATCTTTTATACATAACAAAGTTACTTTAAAACTATCTGCTGCTGGTGGTGATATGGCAGGTCTTGGCGGCAAAATTGTTAGAATCTCAGATCGTTTTAATTTAGGTGACTATAGTTTAAGAGGTTTTGCAAGTGGTGGTGTTGGGCCTCGTGAAAAAAACACTAATGAAGGACTTGGTGGTGAAAAATATTATACATTTTCTACAGAGCTTAATTTCCCTACTCCTACACCTGAGGAATTTAATCTTACAGGTGCAGTCTTTATAGATTTAGGCAGCGTTTGGGGAGTCGGTCTAAATAAGAAACAATATAAAACTCCAAACGGCTTTTATAACGATAAATCGCTTAGAGCTTCAGTTGGTTTCGGCTTTATTTGGGTAACACGTTTTGCACCGATTAGAATGGATTGGGGGTTCCCAATTAAGAAGAAACAGTACGATGATACACAGAATTTCCATTTAAGATTTTCGACACATTTATAA
- the rseP gene encoding RIP metalloprotease RseP — MLSLIGFIITISILVFIHEFGHYCIARYLDVKVEEFAIGFGKELIGITDKKGVRWKLCFIPLGGYVKIYGYDHRMIDQTTEVNKKVTFYARSCLERFAIVAAGPLINYLLAVIIFTSFYCYFGKTEIPPIIGDVVASSPAERAGLKEGDKIVKVNDKYVKDFVDVQKEILINGFSSSTLTIARKSVKFTVNIRPQEIIISHPAKKKVEKTFRIGIIAKNEPIHTKIGLFGGIWEAINTTIDISTLTLKAISQIILGTRPLDEIGGPISIAQESSKSIASGAQMYLLFIAMLSINLGLLNLLPIPVLDGGHLIFILYEAVTGRLPNPKTRNILLQLGAAIIMLLIIISISNDIKNLFY, encoded by the coding sequence ATGCTCTCTCTAATTGGGTTTATTATAACCATCAGTATCTTAGTGTTTATTCATGAATTTGGTCATTATTGTATTGCTCGATATCTTGATGTAAAAGTGGAGGAATTCGCAATAGGCTTTGGTAAAGAACTAATAGGTATCACAGACAAAAAAGGCGTTAGGTGGAAGCTTTGCTTTATACCGCTAGGTGGTTATGTCAAGATTTATGGCTATGATCATAGAATGATTGATCAGACAACAGAAGTGAATAAAAAAGTAACTTTTTATGCTAGATCTTGTTTAGAACGTTTTGCAATAGTTGCAGCAGGTCCGTTAATTAATTATTTGCTTGCCGTAATAATATTTACAAGTTTTTATTGTTACTTTGGTAAAACAGAGATTCCTCCTATAATAGGTGATGTAGTTGCTTCATCACCAGCAGAAAGAGCTGGGTTAAAAGAAGGCGATAAAATAGTTAAGGTTAATGATAAATATGTTAAGGATTTTGTGGATGTACAAAAAGAAATATTAATTAACGGCTTTAGCTCTTCTACTTTAACTATAGCAAGAAAAAGTGTAAAATTTACAGTTAATATAAGGCCACAAGAGATAATTATATCACATCCAGCAAAAAAGAAAGTGGAAAAAACTTTTCGCATCGGTATTATAGCTAAAAATGAACCTATCCATACTAAAATAGGGCTTTTCGGAGGAATTTGGGAAGCTATAAATACTACTATAGATATTTCTACTTTAACTCTAAAAGCAATATCACAAATAATTTTAGGAACACGTCCATTAGATGAGATAGGAGGGCCTATATCTATTGCTCAAGAGTCAAGCAAATCTATAGCAAGTGGAGCCCAAATGTATTTATTATTTATAGCAATGCTTTCGATTAATTTAGGGTTATTAAACTTACTACCTATACCAGTGCTTGATGGTGGACATTTGATATTTATACTCTATGAAGCAGTCACTGGTAGATTACCTAATCCTAAAACTAGGAATATTTTACTACAATTAGGCGCAGCAATAATAATGTTGCTTATTATAATCTCTATTTCCAACGATATAAAAAATTTGTTTTATTAA
- the nusB gene encoding transcription antitermination factor NusB encodes MSTNKINKKSIARIAAVQALYQNILQNNYDMYDIMQNILACYHSNSIDLPKNFKISLSISHFKMLVKSVFENINKLDEIIDNHLTNDKDPVHMPILLRALLRVSICELLFCSTTPAKVVINEYTDIANDLLNEHEIGFVNSILDKIAQENNKIS; translated from the coding sequence ATGAGTACAAATAAAATTAATAAAAAGTCTATTGCACGTATTGCAGCAGTGCAAGCTCTTTATCAAAATATATTGCAAAATAACTATGATATGTATGATATTATGCAAAATATACTAGCTTGTTATCACAGTAATTCTATAGACTTACCTAAGAATTTTAAGATATCATTAAGTATAAGTCATTTTAAAATGCTGGTAAAGTCAGTATTTGAAAATATTAATAAATTAGACGAAATTATCGACAATCATTTAACAAATGATAAAGATCCTGTACATATGCCAATCTTACTCCGAGCTTTATTGCGTGTTAGTATATGTGAGTTATTATTTTGTTCTACTACTCCTGCTAAAGTAGTAATCAACGAATATACAGATATAGCAAATGATTTGTTAAATGAACACGAGATTGGTTTTGTAAATTCAATCTTAGACAAAATAGCTCAAGAAAATAATAAAATTTCATGA
- a CDS encoding RlmE family RNA methyltransferase, with translation MTNNLSGYRNKIVRVKTAKKRPISSSNWLRRQLNDPYVAKARLEGFRSRAAYKLLEIHDKFRLFTPNMKIVDLGAAPGGWSQVASKLIKASDNNLNNKIISIDLLKIEPIVGVEFLQKDFFEKDTEELIIHGLDGKADLVMSDMASNTIGHKATDHIRTLLLCEQAFEFALKVLKPSCHFIAKIFRGGAETALLNKVKREFRTVKHFKPVSSRSESTEIYLVALNKK, from the coding sequence ATGACAAATAATTTAAGTGGTTATCGAAATAAAATCGTTAGAGTAAAAACTGCTAAAAAACGGCCAATCTCTTCTAGTAATTGGCTTAGGCGTCAATTAAATGATCCGTATGTTGCAAAAGCACGTCTTGAAGGCTTTAGGTCTCGAGCTGCTTATAAACTACTTGAAATCCATGACAAGTTTAGACTTTTTACTCCTAACATGAAAATTGTTGATTTAGGAGCAGCTCCTGGTGGATGGAGTCAAGTAGCCTCTAAGCTTATTAAAGCTTCAGATAATAACCTAAATAATAAAATAATTTCTATCGATTTATTGAAAATTGAACCTATTGTTGGAGTTGAGTTTTTACAAAAGGATTTTTTTGAAAAAGATACGGAAGAATTAATTATTCATGGTTTAGACGGTAAGGCGGATTTAGTAATGAGTGATATGGCATCTAATACAATAGGTCATAAAGCGACAGACCATATTAGAACCTTACTATTATGTGAACAAGCTTTTGAATTTGCTTTAAAAGTACTAAAACCATCTTGTCATTTTATTGCTAAAATTTTTCGTGGAGGTGCAGAAACAGCATTATTAAATAAAGTGAAACGTGAATTTAGGACTGTAAAACATTTTAAACCTGTCTCTAGCCGTAGCGAATCTACAGAAATTTATTTAGTTGCTCTCAATAAAAAATAA